In a single window of the Lebetimonas sp. JH292 genome:
- a CDS encoding glycosyltransferase family 39 protein: MTKYNFKNFFLFALLLTLYRLFVLYHVNIDLHVDEAYYWGWSKHLSFGYYSKPPMIAWVIHLASMICGDNEICIKLPSLILYLLTSINIFFIAKNLFNEKTAFFSALTFITTPLVSFYSMAITTDSVLLFFYSLTLYFFIKAIKEDKLFYWIIAGIAGGLGLLSKYNMILFILSVVIYIFLCKKKEFKKKNLYIAMIIAAAIYLPNLIWNYHHNFITFDHIEDISEIDRKLFHPKHLLNFILTQFGVFGPVFFGVLLYLLIKPYFKNCKYKLLYSFAFVFLGVISLQAFLTRAFANWASATYIAGTVLVIAYLIEKNKINLIKTGIAINLLAAILFYHYHDITKALHITLTSKTDPFKRVLGWREVADRLKPIIQKYHYPLMFDDRVIMAEMIYIFKAKCV, encoded by the coding sequence TTGACGAAATATAATTTTAAAAACTTTTTTCTTTTTGCCCTTTTACTAACACTTTACAGACTTTTTGTTTTATATCATGTAAATATTGATTTACATGTGGATGAAGCATATTACTGGGGATGGTCAAAGCATCTTTCTTTTGGATACTATTCAAAACCCCCTATGATTGCATGGGTTATTCATTTAGCTTCCATGATTTGCGGAGATAATGAAATATGCATAAAACTACCTTCTTTAATTTTGTATTTACTAACTTCAATTAATATTTTTTTTATTGCAAAAAATCTTTTTAATGAAAAAACGGCCTTTTTTTCCGCACTTACTTTTATTACAACACCTTTGGTTTCTTTTTATTCCATGGCAATTACAACAGACAGCGTACTTTTATTTTTTTATTCATTAACTTTATATTTTTTTATAAAAGCTATAAAAGAAGATAAACTGTTTTATTGGATAATTGCGGGAATTGCCGGAGGTTTAGGGCTTCTCAGCAAATATAATATGATTTTATTTATACTAAGTGTTGTAATATATATCTTTTTGTGCAAAAAGAAAGAATTTAAAAAGAAAAATTTATATATAGCAATGATTATTGCGGCAGCCATTTATCTTCCAAATTTAATATGGAATTATCATCATAATTTTATAACATTTGATCATATAGAAGATATAAGCGAAATAGACAGAAAACTTTTTCATCCAAAACATCTGTTAAATTTTATTTTAACTCAGTTTGGTGTTTTTGGTCCAGTATTTTTTGGAGTTTTACTTTATCTCTTAATAAAACCATATTTTAAAAACTGCAAATATAAACTTTTATACTCTTTTGCATTTGTATTTTTAGGAGTGATTTCCCTGCAGGCATTCTTAACAAGGGCTTTTGCAAACTGGGCAAGCGCTACATATATTGCCGGCACTGTTTTAGTAATAGCTTATTTAATTGAAAAAAATAAAATAAATCTTATAAAAACAGGAATTGCCATAAATTTATTAGCTGCTATTTTATTTTATCATTATCATGATATTACAAAAGCTTTACATATTACACTTACTTCAAAAACCGACCCTTTTAAAAGAGTTTTGGGATGGAGGGAGGTTGCTGATAGATTAAAACCGATAATCCAAAAATATCATTATCCCCTTATGTTTGATGACAGGGTGATTATGGCTGAAATGATTTATATATTTAAAGCCAAATGCGTTTAA